DNA from Thunnus maccoyii chromosome 5, fThuMac1.1, whole genome shotgun sequence:
tgaacataaaggccacgacacagtctcagctgcagcagaaaggactgagaggcagagagagctcgaggtgagtcgacaaaacatccagcagataatccaggacagagagaaagatgtgaagctgcttcaacaggagcTGAAGGCCGTCAATcactctgctgataaagcagtggaggacagtgagaagatcttcactgagctgatccgtctcatccagaaaagaagctctgatgtgaagcagcagatcagatcccagcaggaaactgaagtgagtcgagtcaaagagcttcaggagaagctggagcaggagatcactgagctgaagaggaaagacgctgaactgaagcagctgtcacacacagaggatcacaaccagtttctacacaactacccctcactgtcacaactcagtgaacctacagactcatccagcatcaatatccgtcctctgaggtactttgaggatgtgacagcagctgtgtcagagctcagagatcaactacaggacatcctgagggagaaatggacaaacatctcactgtcagtgactgaagtggacgttttactgtcagaagcagaacccaagaccagagctggattcttaaaatattcacgtgaaatcacactggatccaaacacagcaaacacatatCTGTTATTATCTGATGGGAACAGAAAAGTAACATGCATGAGACAGTTTTATTCTcatcacccagacagattcattGGATATcatcaggtcctgagtagagagagtctgactggacgttgttactgggaggtggagtggagagggggaggagttCATGTAGCAGTcacatacaagaatatcagcagagcaggaaactCGAAGGAATGTGGATTTGGATttaatgacaaatcttggatgTTAAATTGTAACACTGacagttatacattttggtTCAACAACATCCAAACTCccgtctcaggtcctggttcctccagagtaggagtgtacctggatcacagagcaggtattctgtccttctacagcgtctctgaaaccatgactctcctccacagagtccagaccacattcactcagcctctctatgctggacttcGGCTTTGTTATAATTTTGGAGCCACAGCTGAGttgtgtaaactcaaatagacagaagtcatttcagacttcatgtgtcagattctgttgtaattcttcatgtttttgtctccattgtttctgagagctcgttgctgtggtgtttctgaactgcacagagatcagctgtcaatcaaactgggattgtcaacacttattttctattttcatttgtcgttcttttaatgttttcagtttctttaaatgtgactt
Protein-coding regions in this window:
- the LOC121896857 gene encoding tripartite motif-containing protein 16-like, which gives rise to MAQKDQLDRETFSCSICLDLLKDPVAIPCGHSYCMSCIKGFWDEEDQRKIYSCPQCRQAFTPRPVLVKNTMLAALVEQLKKTGLQAAPADHCYAGPEDVACDVCTGRKLKALKSCLVCLASYCEKHLQPHYDVAPLKKHKLVDPSEKLQENICSRHDEVMKMFCRTDQQSICYLCSVDEHKGHDTVSAAAERTERQRELEVSRQNIQQIIQDREKDVKLLQQELKAVNHSADKAVEDSEKIFTELIRLIQKRSSDVKQQIRSQQETEVSRVKELQEKLEQEITELKRKDAELKQLSHTEDHNQFLHNYPSLSQLSEPTDSSSINIRPLRYFEDVTAAVSELRDQLQDILREKWTNISLSVTEVDVLLSEAEPKTRAGFLKYSREITLDPNTANTYLLLSDGNRKVTCMRQFYSHHPDRFIGYHQVLSRESLTGRCYWEVEWRGGGVHVAVTYKNISRAGNSKECGFGFNDKSWMLNCNTDSYTFWFNNIQTPVSGPGSSRVGVYLDHRAGILSFYSVSETMTLLHRVQTTFTQPLYAGLRLCYNFGATAELCKLK